From Maniola hyperantus chromosome 28, iAphHyp1.2, whole genome shotgun sequence, one genomic window encodes:
- the LOC117994997 gene encoding uncharacterized protein — MKCCVPSCNSLKTDSKNTQKVTFHKVPKEKLCRVAWFAALGIEESDLAEAPVVCSLHFKDSNFYNSKNGSRIMQRGAVPFVQVCMICLDTNCRLYPLSKYNLEQAFEILTGLQLQQAVPYLTPAVCSECAQRLSNCSQFRHKSLRAHVLLFELFKQHELLTVSKIRTISRQEHGLASKITHKLFKPNHCDLNVVDSSSVEIEIDNVETKSIVKVEKQDEIVIALEPKENDSLTELATHDIKSDYNEDIDIDVDFLSDENDGDFLNNDDGFSDDNLAPLNDKKINASNLAGDDIEVGFVTKIESDDEKLPKKVVNNVKRTRKVCPKGTKPVRNRPKAAKRNVTKKVDESKPKRAPRAIKSGVQKLVRKIRDKLSKLETIKLTLEEQIEEINKRKETSNYKNSSFQCDVCYRGFISEITYTRHMEKHSKSFGTLECPVCKQYVSDKHALHKHSKAHATRYKCTLCEYTAMTYESARMHEDGHKGTRYNCEYCEADFIKHTSYMTHLRVKHPSDHICNQCGYSYLNELGLRAHLRRIHRTDKIECPDGPLCAECNVRFASQTAYEQHLKVSPKHYTPETRQVNQPIPPRSKGTRRHKRQPGDPDDVITCEQCGIELKDFLQYTYHFKREHPDKNRTQFAPSNRPVLCEQCGRSFQSPHHLKYHMTKHTGQKDFQCDVCEKRFRTKAFLDKHKKTHMAMTARRLYTCALCEKTFTSHSSLYRHTFIHRGKSFKCEICEKAFSNASERNSHVSHVHMKVPWPKRHRGPNNRGRRPSLTKDENYDD; from the exons atgaaatgttgTGTGCCTTCGTGTAATAGCTTGAAAACAGACTCGAAAAACACTCAAAAAGTTACCTTTCACAA GGTTCCGAAAGAGAAATTGTGTCGAGTAGCCTGGTTTGCAGCCCTAGGCATAGAGGAGAGTGACCTAGCTGAAGCTCCAGTGGTGTGCTCGCTACATTTCAAAGACTCCAACTTCTATAACAGCAAGAATGGGTCGAGGATAATGCAAAGAGGGGCTGTGCCATTTGTACAG GTCTGTATGATATGTCTGGATACGAACTGTAGACTGTACCCGCTGAGCAAGTATAACCTGGAGCAAGCATTTGAAATATTGACAGGTCTTCAA TTGCAACAAGCGGTGCCGTATCTGACGCCGGCAGTATGCTCGGAATGTGCTCAGCGGCTGTCCAACTGCAGTCAGTTCCGACACAAGAGTTTGAGGGCGCATGTGCTGTTATTTGAGCTATTTAAACAACACGAACTG TTAACAGTGTCAAAAATACGAACAATAAGTCGACAGGAGCACGGGCTGGCATCCAAGATAACACATAAGTTGTTCAAACCTAACCACTGTGACTTAAACGTTGTAGACAGCTCATCTGTAGAAATTGAGATAGACAATGTAGAAACAAAATCCATAGTCAAAGTAGAAAAACAAGACGAAATAGTAATAGCTTTAGAACCTAAAGAAAATGACAGTTTAACAGAATTAGCTACGCATGATATCAAAAGTGATTACAATGAAGATATTGATATTGATGTCGATTTTTTGAGTGATGAAAACGATGGGGACTTTCTGAATAATGATGATGGGTTTTCGGATGACAATTTGGCTcctttaaatgataaaaaaataaatgcaaGTAATTTGGCAGGTGATGATATTGAAGTCGGATTCGTTACGAAAATCGAAAGCGATGATGAGAAATTACCTAAAAAAGTTGTTAATAACGTAAAAAGGACCAGAAAAGTGTGTCCGAAAGGAACTAAACCTGTTCGTAACAGACCGAAGGCTGCTAAAAGAAACGTTACAAAAAAAGTAGATGAATCGAAACCTAAAAGAGCACCTAGAGCCATAAAGTCTGGTGTTCAGAAATTAGTTAGAAAGATTAGAGACAAGTTGAGTAAATTGGAAACAATTAAATTGACTCTGGAAGAGCAAATAGAGGAAATCAATAAGAGGAAAGAAACTAGTAACTACAAGAATTCTAGTTTTCAATGCGATGTGTGCTACAGAGGGTTTATTTCTGAAATTACTTATACCCGACATATGGAGAAACATTCCAAG TCGTTCGGCACGCTGGAGTGCCCCGTGTGCAAGCAGTACGTGAGCGACAAGCACGCGCTGCACAAGCACAGCAAGGCGCACGCGACGCGCTACAAGTGCACACTGTGCGAGTACACCGCCATGACCTA CGAGTCTGCGCGAATGCACGAGGACGGGCACAAGGGGACCCGGTACAATTGCGAATACTGTGAAGCCGACTTCAT AAAGCACACGTCATATATGACGCACTTGCGTGTGAAGCACCCTTCAGACCACATCTGCAACCAGTGCGGCTACTCCTACCTGAACGAGTTGGGGCTCCGCGCGCACTTGCGGAGGATTCACCGCACGGACAAGATCGAG TGCCCAGACGGGCCCCTGTGCGCGGAGTGCAATGTTCGCTTCGCAAGTCAGACGGCGTACGAACAGCACTTGAAGGTTTCCCCCAAACACTACACGCCCGA AACGCGGCAAGTGAACCAGCCGATCCCGCCCCGCAGCAAAGGAACCCGCCGCCACAAGCGACAGCCCGGCGATCCCGATGACGTCATCACGTGCGAACAG TGTGGCATCGAACTCAAGGACTTCTTGCAGTATACATACCACTTCAAGCGCGAGCACCCCGACAAGAACCGCACCCAGTTCGCTCCCAGCAACCGTCCAGTGTTGTGCGAGCAGTGCGGAAGGAGCTTTCAG TCACCGCACCATCTAAAATACCACATGACGAAACACACGGGCCAGAAGGACTTCCAGTGCGACGTGTGCGAGAAACGCTTCCGGACAAAGGCCTTCCTAGACAAGCACAAGAAGACGCACATGGCGATGACGGCGCGGCGTCTCTACACGTGCGCCCTGTGTGAAAAGACCTTCACTAGCCACTCCAGTCTCTACCGACATACATTC ATCCACAGAGGAAAGTCCTTCAAATGTGAAATCTGCGAGAAAGCCTTTAGCAACGCCTCGGAGCGTAACAGTCACGTGTCTCATGTACACATGAAGGTGCCGTGGCCGAAGCGTCACCGTGGGCCGAACAACCGAGGCCGAAGACCTTCGTTAACTAAAGACGAGAATTATGACGATTGA